Part of the Tamandua tetradactyla isolate mTamTet1 chromosome X, mTamTet1.pri, whole genome shotgun sequence genome, TTCTTGGAGCGAAGTGAATGTAGGCCTGTCTTTCTGtatttgtctgtctctctctcaatGGCACATTCCTTTATGTATTCAGGATAAATATTTTAGTCCTACCTTAGAGGACTGTGAGTTTCACATATCATTGTGGCTAGTGACAGTAGCGATTAGCTCTTTGCCTTCCCTTTCATTCGTATATTAATTGGttcattcaataaacatgcaTTGAGTGTCTCAGAGACTGGCTACAACCTTACTTGGGCTCCTAACACTTAGAGCTGAGTTTTAATGTCATGACAAAGCATGCTTATTTTTGTAATGCAACCTGAGaggaaaatggattttttatatataaatcttCTCTAAGGTATGCAATGTGCAAATCATGGACCTTCCTTATCTGTGTGAGGTCAGCTCTTCAACTACTTCATGGCTGTTGATCTGGAGATGCTATTCTAAAAGTTTCAGCGGGACAGCATCAGGGAGATTCACCATGCCAGTTAGCCTTTATAGATTAAGATCTCATATCTAACATTGCAATGTATCAACCTCTGGCGCGAAAGTCTCTGGAATCAGGAACAGGCTCTTTTTCTAATCCAGCCTTCTTTTAATCAAGGCGTTACCTCTCCTACTGGAGGAAAATAATCTGGTTTGAAATACTTCTATGATATTCTGTGAGGGTATTAGAAAATGTCTTAGTCCCATTCCAGAAGAATGTGCCTCTTTGTCTATATGAGAAAGGGTCAGTGTAGCCTGCTGGTCTTCCTTCTcatactgtttcagtttgctaaagctgctggaatgcaacataccagaagttggttggattttacaatggggatttattaacttaaaatttacagttcttaggccatgaagaTATTCAACTCATGCGTTTTATCCTCCTATgaaggactccaggaagaggattaggacccaccttgaatgaggtgggtcacatctcaattgaaataacctaatcaaaggtcccacccccaATAAGTCatcacccacaagaatggattacaagaacatggccttttctggggtacagcttcaaaccaccgcaCATATCTTTACCAGTACTGGAGGTTGAGATCACATCCGGAAATCTCAAGGAAGTCCATAACCCCTAGAATGCCTTCAGAGTCTCCACATGTTGATTTTTGTGGCTTTAACCCTAAAAACTTCTAGATTTAAAAAGAGCCCTGATTCCTGATTGCTGTACTCACATAGGCCTGTGAGCAGCTGTAGTCTAGTTCCCTGCCTTCCACAGCTGCACTACACTGTTAGAATCCCAGCTTCAGTGGGCCTTGGAATTCTTCCTTCAACCCTCAAACAGCAGCTGCTGGAGTAGCTTGCTATCCTCAGTGTGCTGCATGTGTCCTACCCAGCAGACTTGGGTAATAAAGAGTGGAAACGCTGCTGCAATGATTGTGTGCCAGATGATCCTGGGGAACATGTTCTAGAAGTCAGTTGTCACATCTGGAAGGCCCAGTGCTCACAGTTGGGCTAGAAGCCAGCCTCCAGCCCCAAAGGTTCATTCCACATGTATCCACTGAGTGCCCGTTGTGAGCCAGGGGCTGTCACTTCACTTTGTTCTTTGATTGCCACACTGCCTTTTAGGTTACCTATTGGTCCAGACCTGCTTGTCAATTAGAACATCACTAGTCAGAATTACAGGCAGTTTTCAGTCCTGAAAGCATTGCTGCTGATTCAGAAGGTCCCAGCTGCCCTAAAAATATAGAGTTAATGTGCTCCAGTTGAAAGCACTATGAAATTGGGGAGGGGGGCCAGTAAGTgggggagacccaagttcaaatcctggttctgacATTGTGTTACCTTGACCCTGGCCTTaacttggcctcagtttcctcatccattgACTGTGCAGAGTGAGTTGGTTAATGTCTAAGGACCCTTGCAGCTCTGATATTCTTAGATTGGACTGGAAGCCGTTAGAAGTTGTTTAGAAAGTATAATTAAGTGATTTTGTGCCCTGGTCCGTCATGATTGGGGAAAGCAGGGAAGAAAACCCTTTGTTTTTCCCTTGGCAGAGAAAACTGGGCAGTACTTTTGCTCCTCTCACCATAAAGCAACTTATATTCAAAAGAACCATCCATTCCCCAGAATAAAAAATCATACTTAAACAGCAAGTTAAAATGACTGCAGTAAGCTAACACACTTTTCTCCACTCAGCAAGAGTTCAATTTTAATCTGTCACTTCCAATATTACAGCAGCATGTTTCAGCCCATTTAGGTTAAGTAGCTACAGCGATTCTGAAAGCACTAATGATTCTTGTTTGGAGACTGCAAATGCTCCAGGCAGAATTCAGCAAGGGGCTGGCTCTGAAGCTGCTGGCTCTCAGGCAGGCTCATAGGCCCCACACATTTAGCGGCAGCAACATTAAATCACTGCAGTCACTTTAGAGCTCCAGGGAAAACGGATTAACTGTGGCTGGGAGATCTATGGACTCAGGAGCTCCGCCCTCTGCCACAGAGAAAACCAATCCCAGGAGGCCTGAGGCCAGTTCCCCCCTTACTGTCTCTGTAAGCAGGTGGTCACCATGGTAACAAGACCACAGCGGATCACTTTTACCAATTGCAGAGCGCCTGGGCTAACGACCTTTAGTTCTTCAAATTTGAAGTAACAGGTTTCTATGCCTGAATTAGCATCCTGCTTTAAACCTAAGGCAGACGATTATAGGGCCTCCTCTTGCTTTTCCTCTTGTAACCAACAATAGCAGAACttgtttctttggtttgtttgtgAAATCTAATACCAAGGCATTATTTTGATATAGTTTACGATCTCCTTTCATAATACTCAATATGAGACTAATTGCAACCCTGGGATAAATATGGATTCAGGTTCAGctacatttattgaatgactacAGTGGAGTAGTGTAGTCAGCATTgagaaagcaatttacagataTCATTTTATTGAAGCTCACAAGATATATGAATGTGGATTCAGATTTAATGACCGGTTATTGCTGCTTGGCACCCAGGAATCACTCCATGAATATCTActgaataaaagacaaaaaacccatgAAATCCCAGATTATCAAGGTTACAAGGGTCTTTGGAGAGAACCCAGTCAAACTCCCTTTTTGTACAAATGGAGAAATCGAAGCCCAACATGGAGAGCAATTTATCCAAGTTGACATTCACAGCTGGTTAGACCCAGTTTTGTCCCAGTTGGATCTAGACCACTTCCTTCTCCAGGACCTGGCACACACAGCCTCATGTGAAGGCTGGATGACAGAGCAGCAACTCTCTGCTGTGTTTACTGCCCTTGGACACAGTCTTCTGAGTGTAGTACTTGGAATACTTCTCTGTGAATGACTCAACAAGAACCACTtcaagaaattaagaaatgctTTTATTGATTACTTATGATTTAAAAGACTAAATTGCACAGGTATTAAGTAGGAGAAATCAGCAAGAGTGAAACTTGGTTGGGGGTGGGATGGAGGCAGGGGTAAGCAGCAACATGGTGGGGTCAAAGAGGCCCAAAACATGATTGTCAGTAGTGCCACGTGTAATCAAGTACAGGACGACTGGTGATGCACAGCAACAGAATTCACAAAAAGCCTGAGGTATGGAACCAGAGCACCAGTTTATTAATCCACAAAGGGAAATATTACCacttaatagattgaaatgcatATGTTGATTGGTCAGCAGATTCACTCCtcttagaaattttaatttagaaGCCCTATGTATGATCAAAAAGCTGGTTGGTGAGCATAAAACCAGAAAAAGGAAGTTAGTTGGCTGATTGTAATGGCTCATGCTATTGAACCCGGTACACCCGTCTCCACTGTAGAATTATATTTGTCAAAGAGACATGATGATCATGTTCTCCGATCTGGGTAATGTCTTCCCTGGCCCTGGGCAATGCTGAACACACACTGATGAATTCTTTCTTGAAGACTATGCTCGTTCATTCTAGGATGCAGACTGACTGTTCTCTTTCTGTTAACATAATTTTTTCAGACAGAGGAAAATACACCTGGGTAGATGTCAGCTTTCTTAGTTACAATCGCCTGGCAGTCTTGCCTTCGAGGAACTGTCCTGAGTCAGACCTCCATTAACGACACAATTAGGGGAACATGTCCAGATGGCTCATTTTTTGCATTATGTATATGTTTTAataacttaactttctgagaagaAAATATTCCCCAAGTCCTTGAGGCCCCTTCCCTCATCCTTGTGTTCTGAAAAATCAAGTCTAAAGCTAAACTGAAAGCAAAACTGGGTTTGATGGACATGTATAACTGTGTACGGCAGTAAAACAGCGTGATACTCCTCTTATTTTAATGCCAGtggaggggaagagggagaaacaaagaaaaaaaaacagatttgagGATTGGGAGTTGGAAaagataaaagattaaaaaataagggTAAAGATAAAGCAGTTGCATTTCCAATTAATTTTAACCTGTCAGCACCTCTTGTGTGCAGGGGATGGGGTTCCTCCTTGGACATCTACATTTACTCCTTTATGATTGTGATGCTGGTCTTGTGGTTGACTAGACTAAGACTCCTGGTTACAGACCTAATGAGTATTGATGTTTTGTTGGGAGAGGCAAGAACGATCTGGAACACGGAACGCTGTTAAGGACGGAGACTCAAGAGAACTGACATAGTGGAGAATCATAGTGCCTAATGGGCAGGGTGAGGAATTTAACGTCACAATTTTGTGTTGGGTCGGACCTGTAGGAATGGTCATAATTTCCCACCACAGTCTGTTTCTCTGGTGATTGCATATTCTAAGCTATTTACTCTAGTGACATATGAATTCTAGACAGAATTCTCCCCTGTACAGAGAAAAAGCAGTATTCTTAGAAGCTATCTATTCAAATCTAACAACAGACGGGAAGGTGATTAGTTTAGTAAGTGACCCTGTCCATTTTCAATCTCCCCAAACTAAGTCAACcttgcaaataaaattttaagtgagCTTTGTTTTCTCCTTAATCCAGTTGACATACCTGGATACTTTGGTATATATTCCGTATTTGCCTTTCACTGCGCACTCTTCACCCCAGCTAATAATCCCAGTTAAGAAACTGGTTCCTTCCACTTCGGTAACATGGGGTCCCCCACTGTCCCCTTGACACGAATCTTTACCTCCCTCATGGTAGCCGGCACAGAACATGTTATTATAGATGCTAAACTTTGTGGACCGGAGGCACGTGGCTCGGTCAACAAGTGGAACCTTGAGGTACTGGAGAACTGAGGCCGATCTCCCTCTGTTGAAGACTTTCCCCCAACCACTCACATATCCAGATCCAAATTTGAGAAAGATATTCGAGTATTCCCTGTTGGCAATGCAAATAGGTGTCACGTAGCTATTTAGCGTTAACGGTTTGTCCAGTTTCAGAAGGGCAATGTCATGGTTGTATTTGTTAACAGTTGCATTGTAGCTGGGATGGGGAATAGCTTGAATGACAGTTCGCTTTTGCTCCGTTTGTTCTATCTCCTCCGTGTTATGTTCACCTATTGAAAATACAATTTCCTTTTCAGTCACAGTCTGTCCCATAAAGAAACGTATTTTCCAAGGGTCCAACTCGGCATCACTGACTTAACTGGCAGCCGAGTGTCAGAGATCTGAATCTTCTATTGTGATGACTTTAGTAAGATGTAATGACGGCCAGTACAAAAAGCCATTCAGGACCAAATGGAGCCCACCCGTTCACAAGAGATGAACACAGCAAATTACAAGTCTTACATTCGCCACATAGGACAATGAATCTACTTATCATGAATTCTCCTAGACTTTCCCAATTTCAAGTATTCCCATCCTTTTCTGAGCACATCTAATACAGTCATTTGGTTACACTTTCAACTGTAGGCTGAAGACCAGCTACAGGCTATGTCAGGCACCAGAGATACAAAGATCAGTGACTTGATACCTGCTTTAGGTATCAAGTAGGGCTGGGTGGCTGGGAAAACGATGAATCAATAAATACTTGTCCCCCAGTGAGATGAGTGCTATTCAaggtaaagaaaaagaactttgGGGGCTTGGAGGATGGAgtaagttgggttttttttttggcatttgttctattttcttttatcatcacatagttttatattcatcctcatgatcatttcttagaacatctggatcaattcagaaaaagtaataaaaagaaaacaaaaaaattcatacatatcataccccttacccctccccttcaccaatcaccaacatttcaatctactaaatttattttaacatttgttccccctattatttatttatttttaatccgtatgttttagcAAGTTGGGTTTTGAAAATACCTCTAGCACCAGCCCAACTTATTCAGCAATGATCTTGTTAGACCTTAGTAAAATATGATGTACCAGTGACATGGTAATTCTACAGTGGTGCTACaaatcattttttgttgtttatttaccTGCAACAACTGTAATTTTAACACCAGGTTCAATACAATGGGCTGCAGTTATGACCCATTTTTCATTAACGATGGAACCTCCACAGAATGCATCAACTTTACCATTCAAAAGGACCTGTGGAAACACAAGTAAGCATCTTACTATGTAAGATATTCTATTGAGAACAATATACATATGTGCACTGCTTAAAAGAGTGGGCAAAATTTTGGCTTCTGGGTGCTGGCAGAAATAGAGTGTTGCTGGAAAGTGTCAGCTTTGCAAATGAATTATTgtttctggaatgcaataaaaaAGCTGTTTCTGTAACTGCCTCAAAGAGAACACAGTGAGGGCCATGGGGAGTGCTGGCTGAAAAGCCCAGATTCTTTTGATGATTTGGGGCCCTCGGATTCCTTTTCCAGGTGAATTAGATCCTCTAAGGACATGATTTGCTTCATGGAGATTCAGTAGGTAATTTAAGAAGCACACTGACTTGATTCTCGAGATCAATAATTATTATTGAGTCTCCTGTCTCTGCAGGAAGGCATCTTGCTATGGGTCACTCAAAAGagaaaagctgtattttcttccaggagtccTCAAGCCTTTCCAAACTGGATTATTATGAAATGAGACTTAAGACCTTTACAAGGGCTATGCTCAGAGTCATCTAGCAGTGAGGGACAACAAGACTCAAGCACTCCTTCCATTCTCCCTTGACCATACTCAACTCACTCTGGCTGGATATGTCAGTTGACTTTGTCCTAAGTGGCCTAGGTTGGTTGTACTTGGTTCTTGGGCAAACTGGACAGAGCCTTGGGCTCTGCTTCGAACCTGGGCATTATTAGATAAGAGGGAAAACCATTATTTCATCtgcatatttatttgcataatcCCAGTGGACAATGACTGTTATTACCACCTCAATGTCAAGGtcaacttggagaatttcacttccAATGCCGGCAAGGGCCTTGGTCCACCTGTTCAAGAAGAACACTGAGAAGTGTGAACACTAGAGGGCACACTCAACATTCAGTAAACCCTTTACCAGCACCCATTTGCTCTTTGTGAACAGATACCCTTTGAAGCCCACATAGCCCTGGTCATAAATCCATTCATCAGCAAGCGAATGGGGCAGTGGATCCCTTAGGTGTAGGTCACAGGAGGTTCTTTTTGTAGTGAATTCAATGTATTCAACACCTACTATGTTCTAACACTGAACCATTAGCTTCTTAACTGGAGACATTTGGGGCTGACTCATTTCAAACCTCTAACTGCCCTCTTCATACTCTAGCTCTCTCGCACTCTagttgttgctttttattttaaacaatttttcaaTGTAAAAGCCCATAGAATAATATATTAAACACCATTGTAAGAAAAAAACACCACCAGTATATCTACCACCCACAATTaatcttcctaaatattttgaacatttattaagtgcttactagGGAtcattattttgctgtttttaataTACTTGCTACTCACAACACCTTATGGAGTGGCTTAATATATCCATTTTCTAGATGTGCAAACTGAGGTTTAAAGACGTGGCACATGAACTCAAAGTTACTGGAGAAGCTAGGATGCAAACCCAAGCTGGCATACCCAAGTCTATACTCTTAACCACCTAACAATTTTCCAAGTGTAGTCTATGTACCAAACGTGGTAGAATCATCTGGAGTGTTTGCAAAATGCAGATTCTAAGGTTCACCAGGACTTAATCAGAATATTTGgtaagtgggggtggggaaaatGAAGATCTCCAGAGTATTCTTCCACATAATTAAATTTGAGAACTGTTATATACCTACTGATTCAGAATTTCTAAGgcttggtaatttttatttttaaatgaaggcaGGACTGGGTCTGTAATCTGTGGGGCTCAGtgtagaataaaaaatatggggCCCCTtcttcaaaggacaggaaaaaaGTATTTAGTTAATACTGCTAAAAGTATtaacatacaaaatattttcctttcttcctttgtctccCCCTCAGCctatcatggtttttttttttaatttgctatttaatGTCAGATTCCCTACTGCATGGGGATATGTGCTGGGAGAGTGAAGACACCCACAGGTACCCAGCAGCTGTACCCCACAATTCATTGTGCACATACCCAACTACCTTTCAGCCGCGAGGACCCTGTCTTGCCAGTCATGAACTGACACACTGTACTCCAGTAGGCGAGCGGGTAAGCCAGTTTTCCCTTCCTACTGGCCACCGCAGCAACCACTGGCAGAGGGTTGACTTCTAAAGGATTGCAACTTCCATCTTGGAACATGCTTAGTACCCTCCAAATATGCTATGGCACATTTCCCATCCTTAGATACCAAGTGGCTATGCCTCATCCCAAGATGCCAGAGGGTTGTGCACCCAATCTCCACTCTCCCTAAGCCTGTGCCCAAGGCACCACTAGGGAGGGGGCTGCAATGGTTGCTGGGTGGAGGCAAGGAGGTAGAGTGTGGGTACCAGTGGCTGGGGGATGGCAGTAGTTGCTTGCAGGCTTGAAGAAGGAAAGGCAGGGTGGAAATTGGttagcaggaggaggaggaggtgagtGAGAACCCATTCTGGGGAGGTGATGAGAAGAAGGACTGAAAGTGATTTGAGGGTCCTATTCCCCAGCTAATACTCCGTTGTTCTACTGGACTTCACGTACAGAGAGCACattgaaagataaaattattagGAATCTTGAGACGGCAGCTACGGAGCATTGAACCTCGCATGTGGGATCCTCCTGAGCACAGGGCCCCATCAGAAGTCCAGGGAGCTGGTCCCAGCTCCAGGTGATTTTCATCACCAAGTAAATTTGGGTAACTGTTCTATACTGGCCCTGATGATTACAAGCTGAACACATCTGTTCAAGCAACTGGAGTAAAGAATTCACAGGCAAGATATCCTGGTGATTCTCTCTGCCTATTGTGTAGGGGGGATTTGGGCATCTCTCAACTTAGTGGATTAGTTAGGCCAGACTGAATGATATCCACAGTCCTCGGGTCCAGACACTATGTAGCCAGTCTCGCTCCTGCCAAAGACTTCCTGCCTGGGGTACTTCTGCTTTCTGTTTGATGGCTGAAAAATTATGGTTGTATTCTGTTACATCTGAACAACATTCATTGccaattccttctttttttttttttttttacatgggcaggcaccggaaatcgaacctgggtcctcgggcatggccggtaagcactcttacctgctgacaTCCTTGCCAAGAAAAAGCCCTAAaatacatttgcatttaaagATATTATAAATTACTTGATTTGGGAATGTTTGCCTGGCTACCTCAGGATCACAGCTACTTTAAATATTAGCTATTTGGGGGATGAGTTGTTGGCTGAGCCAAGGACAAGTCCTTGCAAGACATCACTTTGGAGAATAATGGGGAAAATGGGAAAGCATATGTTCTGAGGAAGACTTTTAAATTCTGATCTGATTGGAATATTCGTGCTTGTCATATCTTAAGAGGAGcctgtttatttctctctctgacACACACATATACGCACATAAAACTCATCCAAACTCACCCAGAAAACACATCCACACATCTCTCTTGATGCCCCTTCACTGAAAATGCCAGCCCAGAGCCACAGCTGCTGCCCTGTTGTTCTCTTCTTAACCTTTTAACTTGAACCTGGCCTTTTCTGGGAGATTTCAGTAAAACCGTTATTCTCCCCACCCATCCCCAGCTCCACAATAACGCATTCTCTATGTTTACATATTCTCCTTCTCTTATTTACAAAGCAAACCCATTCCTGCATGATGTGTTTATGTGCAGCTTGCTATGGCCCTCGGTGTTATATGCCCATCCCTGGGCCCTAGGTGGTTTTGCTGGATGCTGAGGGGTggctcatttcttctttttaatgatttACTAGACTAGTCTCCAAAACACATTTCTTCAAGCAAATGTAGAACATAAAGCAAAATAATGTAACTATTCTATTCAAATTAGCTGTGTGGGGCCAGGTGAGATGGCATCTGCCCTGTTTTATTTCTCCTGATAGGTACATTGTCACCTGAGCTAGGAATAATAGAGGGTTCTATGGAAAGATGTTTCTGTGGTCACTGGACCTTCAAGTAACATTCCTCCCAACCCCtcttaaagaaagagagagttcTGGTTCACACACATGGTAACTTTGCATGTTGCTTGCTACTAGTGTGTGTCCTAATGGAATGGAAGAGATTGGAGCTGTGTAGCTAGTGGTCCAGGGCAAGCGCTCAGTCAGACGTCTTTAAGGATAGCTGCAGGCCAAAGCCAAAGGACGGCTGGGACTGGAGAAATGtcaagaaattttaaagattatttagggcaagaagaaaataaggaataGACAGACTGCTTCCCTGGACATTTTGTGTAGGTTTAAAACGGTCAAATATTGGCAAGTGCGTACGATACGCCCTCATATAAAGGATAAAGAAGCTTAACCTAGCTTCCGTTGtacttctgtgttttttttttaatggagtagAATGATCTTCAGAtgattaaataaaaagtaaatatggaTAATAGAGAGCTGAAGACCATGCtgagagaaaatagaaagaccAGATACTTGGCACGGAGGGTCAGAGACTTCGAATCCCAAAGCAGCAAAGGAAGGAGGAGCGTTTGTGGCTGGTTTGCGCATGCTCAGAATCGTTAGCCCGCGGGGCCCACGGCAGGGGGCAAAACCGGATGTACGCTATAGAAAGCGGAAACGTGGTGTTGCCTCCTCACGTCTCTCACGCCTGAGGTGTTGCTGAAGGTGATCTAGTAGTGGCCGTGTGGTTTCCCTTTTTTCTCTAATGTTCCAAACTCTTCGCTTCTTCCCAGATGTAGCTATAGGACGGTTTCCCACGCCGCTAAAAATGCACTGATTCTAAGAAAATCTCCTTTCTGTGCCTTTTCTAGCACCTCTGCCGCTCCCGAAGTATCCCTGCAGAGTCCCTGCTTCCTTTTCCTGAGTTCTCAAGGGGTTCTGAGCCCCCGCTCGGCTTCTGGAAGGGAAAGTAAGGCATGGCAGCCTCTCCGTGGCTCAGAAATGCTGGGCTTAGAGGTGGAAACCTTGAGGTGCTAGAGCTGGAAGGGGGCCCCTGGGAAGCGGCCTTGATAAGTGAAGCTGGAAGCTGAGGCGACGGCCCTAGAATAAGGTAAGAAATAAGCGGGGCAATGGACCTGCTTTGTGGAATGTGAACTTTGCGCCACAGGGTCTCAAAGCCTGAGAGACTCCCGGCCTACTCTAAcccccttcttttttcttctcccttcccttccctcctcctttcccttcccatTTCCGTCCTTTCttccccccttcctccctccttcagcCCCCTCACATCCCCAGATGGGGTTATCCACCAGCTTCTTAAATATCTCCAGCACAGAACCATTctccaaaaattcaacaaaaattcatTAAACTAACGTTCATTCCCCAAACTACCCAGCTCACATATTTAACCGATCCCCAAATTGGCAAGGGCTTTCTTAAGCCAGGCCAGAATCTGCCTGCCTGTAACTGTTCACCTGTAAGTCCATAAAGAAAAAGTTGTCTTCCCGATCCCCCTGTGGCCCTTTAGGTCTTACAAACAGCTGTCCTAAGCCTTTTCTGTAACAGGTGAAACATTTCCAGTTTGTTCAAACTTTCCTTTACTCCACGTGAAAGTGAACTCCCCATGttcttctttgtgtgtttttgtcTGCACCCCCcaatttgaaagataaaaaaaatcaattctgaaTTAGAAAGGCTTTTATGAAACATCAATATCAGTATTTTGAATCACTCCTTCTAGGTGACATTGCTAAACAGTATTTCATAGCCACAGATATATTTTGGCCATTGAAACCCCAgttgttgtttgctttttcttgatGCCTTGGTTACATCATGCTTGTTACAAAGCCCTGTCTACAATCAAAAGTAGTATTTTCACCCTGCAGCTTAACAGTAATGCAGTGAAGCTGGCTCATCCCCAAATGAAAGATTttgatatatttcatttcttctttcctctgtgTCTAACAGTGACTTTTGTTtactttatttcatatattcaaaaaacAGTAACCTTTCATGAGAAACTGCATGGCAGTGGGTA contains:
- the F9 gene encoding coagulation factor IX isoform X2, encoding MQCLNMIMAEPPGLIIICLLGYLLSAECTVFLDRENATKILNRPKRYNSGQLEEFVQGNLERECIEEKCSFEEAREVFENTEKTTEFWKQYVDGDQCESNPCLNGGMCKDDINSYECWCKVGFEGKNCELVPFPCGRVSVPHTSQKFTRTETTFSITDYENLTEAETILDNITQSIPSSEDFTRVVGGENAKPGQFPWQVLLNGKVDAFCGGSIVNEKWVITAAHCIEPGVKITVVAGEHNTEEIEQTEQKRTVIQAIPHPSYNATVNKYNHDIALLKLDKPLTLNSYVTPICIANREYSNIFLKFGSGYVSGWGKVFNRGRSASVLQYLKVPLVDRATCLRSTKFSIYNNMFCAGYHEGGKDSCQGDSGGPHVTEVEGTSFLTGIISWGEECAVKGKYGIYTKVSRYVNWIKEKTKLT